Proteins co-encoded in one Ralstonia sp. RRA genomic window:
- a CDS encoding AraC family transcriptional regulator → MTYNPLLLIDRPEPMSEPLLSPLPDVHDLVSELLLGMRLSGVQYRRIQVARPFGLSFGHAPGRAQFHFVGRGPVLLRDATGATMWLEAGDAILLPHGSTHALMSDVDAPCREIGGFEAAKICDTVASVGVSSCAGTEQTAGDALIFSACMELDLGGMQPLVGTMPQFMHVGTLLARYPEIRPMLDAMERESCSERAGFAGILARLADVVAAFIVRGWVECGCGDATGWVQALREPKLGRAIVALHRDPGRNWSVAELAAQAGVSRSVFAERFLAATGMTPVRYLTELRMRLAAQWIARDHEAIEAVAYRLGYGSLAAFSRAFKRVVGRPPGAVRAEAGA, encoded by the coding sequence ATGACATACAATCCGTTATTGTTGATTGATCGTCCGGAACCCATGTCCGAGCCCCTGCTTTCTCCCCTGCCCGACGTGCATGACCTTGTCAGCGAGCTGTTGCTGGGCATGCGGTTGAGCGGCGTTCAATACCGGCGCATCCAGGTCGCACGGCCCTTCGGGTTGAGCTTCGGCCATGCGCCGGGGCGTGCACAGTTCCATTTCGTTGGGCGCGGGCCTGTGCTGCTGCGGGATGCGACCGGCGCGACGATGTGGCTTGAAGCCGGTGATGCGATCCTGCTGCCGCACGGCAGCACGCATGCGCTGATGTCTGATGTGGATGCCCCGTGTCGCGAAATCGGTGGCTTTGAGGCTGCCAAGATCTGCGACACGGTCGCATCGGTCGGTGTGTCGTCGTGCGCCGGGACGGAGCAGACGGCCGGCGATGCGCTGATCTTCAGTGCGTGCATGGAGCTGGATCTGGGCGGCATGCAGCCGCTCGTCGGCACGATGCCGCAGTTCATGCATGTTGGCACCCTGCTCGCCCGTTACCCTGAAATCCGCCCGATGCTCGACGCGATGGAACGTGAATCGTGCTCAGAGCGCGCGGGTTTTGCGGGCATCCTCGCGCGGCTCGCCGATGTGGTGGCCGCATTCATCGTGCGTGGCTGGGTCGAGTGCGGCTGCGGCGACGCAACGGGCTGGGTGCAGGCACTGCGCGAACCGAAGCTTGGCCGCGCGATCGTCGCGCTGCATCGTGATCCGGGCCGCAATTGGAGCGTTGCAGAGTTGGCTGCGCAGGCGGGCGTGTCACGCTCCGTGTTTGCCGAGCGCTTTCTTGCGGCGACCGGGATGACGCCGGTGCGCTACCTGACCGAACTGCGGATGCGGCTTGCCGCGCAATGGATCGCGCGCGACCACGAGGCGATCGAAGCCGTCGCCTATCGGCTTGGCTACGGGTCACTTGCTGCGTTCAGCCGGGCATTCAAGCGGGTGGTCGGACGGCCACCGGGAGCAGTACGCGCGGAAGCTGGCGCATGA
- a CDS encoding MFS transporter produces MNPGISTTASIAAPREPAWGAVFAMTLGVFGLVTAEFLPASLLTPMAESLGVTEGVAGQAVTATAAVALVTSLLTAAATRAIDRRRVLLAFSVLLIASNLAVAFATNLTTILIGRVVLGIALGGFWTMATATAMRLVPAAMVPRALSIIFSGVAVATIAAAPLGSYFGHLIGWRNVFLAAAALGAIAFASQIATLPSMAPSGTTRLRTLVDVLRRPTVGIGMFATILVFTGHFAFFTYLRPFLEQVAGVGVNGLSAILLGYGIANFVGTSLAGRVLERRLRPMLIAMPALMVVLGIALVALGRAPVIDAVLIALWGMAFGGVPVAWSTWVTRTVPDEAESAGGLIVAAIQLAIATGAAAGGVVFDANGAAGVFVGAAVVLAIAVATIMAGVPKRVGMVAALAE; encoded by the coding sequence ATGAATCCCGGAATCTCCACCACCGCCTCAATCGCGGCCCCCCGTGAACCGGCCTGGGGCGCGGTCTTTGCAATGACGCTTGGCGTGTTCGGGCTCGTCACGGCCGAATTCCTGCCCGCCAGCCTGCTCACGCCAATGGCCGAAAGCCTGGGCGTGACCGAAGGCGTTGCCGGGCAGGCCGTGACAGCCACCGCAGCGGTCGCCCTCGTTACAAGCCTGCTGACAGCCGCCGCGACCCGCGCGATCGACCGGCGCCGCGTGCTGCTGGCGTTCTCGGTGCTGCTCATCGCATCCAACCTGGCGGTTGCATTTGCGACCAACCTGACGACGATCCTGATCGGCCGCGTGGTGCTGGGCATCGCACTCGGCGGCTTCTGGACCATGGCAACCGCGACCGCGATGCGGCTCGTGCCCGCCGCGATGGTGCCGCGCGCACTGTCGATCATTTTCAGCGGCGTTGCTGTCGCGACGATTGCCGCCGCACCGCTAGGCAGTTACTTCGGCCATCTGATTGGCTGGCGCAATGTGTTCCTGGCGGCGGCAGCATTGGGTGCCATCGCCTTTGCATCGCAGATCGCGACACTGCCGTCGATGGCGCCGAGCGGAACGACCCGGCTGCGCACGCTGGTCGACGTGCTGCGCCGGCCGACCGTCGGCATCGGGATGTTTGCCACGATCCTCGTATTCACCGGGCATTTCGCGTTCTTCACGTATCTGCGGCCGTTCCTTGAACAGGTTGCCGGCGTGGGTGTGAACGGGCTGTCGGCGATTTTGCTGGGCTACGGCATCGCCAACTTTGTCGGTACGTCGCTCGCCGGCCGTGTGCTTGAGCGCCGTCTGCGGCCGATGTTGATTGCAATGCCGGCGCTGATGGTGGTGCTCGGCATCGCGCTCGTCGCGCTGGGCCGTGCCCCGGTCATCGACGCCGTACTGATCGCACTCTGGGGCATGGCGTTCGGCGGCGTGCCGGTGGCCTGGTCGACGTGGGTTACGCGCACGGTGCCGGATGAGGCCGAGAGTGCTGGCGGCCTGATTGTCGCGGCCATCCAACTTGCCATCGCGACTGGCGCAGCGGCTGGCGGCGTTGTGTTCGATGCGAACGGTGCGGCTGGCGTGTTTGTGGGCGCCGCGGTCGTGCTGGCCATCGCGGTCGCAACGATCATGGCGGGCGTGCCGAAGCGGGTTGGGATGGTGGCCGCGCTGGCCGAGTGA
- a CDS encoding zinc ribbon domain-containing protein YjdM — MSVIPACPLCASENTYQDGELFICPDCAHEWNPAAQEVEVEAEPVIKDSNGNILNVGDSATLVKDLKLKGGSGTLKAGTKIKNIRFVAGDHPIDCKIDGVSYLLKPEFLKKA, encoded by the coding sequence ATGTCCGTCATTCCAGCTTGTCCGCTATGCGCCTCTGAAAACACCTACCAAGATGGCGAGCTCTTCATCTGCCCGGATTGCGCGCACGAATGGAACCCGGCAGCGCAGGAAGTCGAAGTGGAAGCTGAGCCCGTGATCAAGGACAGCAACGGCAACATTCTGAACGTTGGCGATTCAGCCACGCTGGTCAAGGATTTGAAGCTCAAGGGCGGGTCGGGCACGCTCAAGGCCGGCACCAAGATCAAGAACATCCGCTTCGTTGCGGGCGATCATCCGATCGATTGCAAGATCGATGGGGTGAGCTATCTGCTCAAGCCGGAGTTTTTGAAGAAGGCTTAG
- a CDS encoding LysR substrate-binding domain-containing protein produces the protein MELQQLRYFVAVAETENVGRAAERLHISQSPLSRQIRQLEDHLGLQLFERVKQRVRLTTAGRDFLQEARNLLAQAERVEEQARQAGRGEACTLGIGYCEGVIHSGRLPAALRQFRAAYPRVNLKLSTMRSGEQAEALERSAIDVGFVYNPPKPDGTLASRLLTREPFVLVVAEDHPLAARPTVTAQDLDGLPWIAFPKALNPAGRVRLLEACESSGFRPDIQFEAPQISIILGLVSAGLGVAVMQDSIRRMNPPGVVFKRVDWLPLAVEVHLLWREQAQSAALCNFMDVLGAPA, from the coding sequence ATGGAACTGCAACAGCTCCGGTATTTCGTCGCCGTGGCAGAGACGGAAAACGTTGGGCGTGCCGCTGAACGGCTGCACATCTCGCAATCGCCGCTCTCGCGCCAGATCCGCCAGTTGGAAGATCACCTCGGGCTGCAACTGTTCGAGCGCGTCAAACAACGCGTGCGGCTGACCACCGCAGGCCGGGATTTCCTCCAAGAGGCCCGCAACCTGCTCGCCCAGGCCGAACGGGTGGAAGAGCAGGCGCGCCAGGCGGGCAGGGGAGAAGCCTGCACGCTCGGCATCGGCTATTGCGAAGGGGTGATCCACAGCGGGCGGCTACCGGCTGCCCTGCGGCAGTTCCGGGCGGCGTATCCGCGTGTGAACCTGAAGCTGTCAACCATGCGCTCCGGCGAACAGGCCGAGGCGCTGGAGCGTTCAGCGATCGATGTCGGCTTCGTCTACAACCCGCCAAAACCCGATGGCACCCTGGCCAGCCGCCTGCTGACGCGCGAGCCGTTCGTGCTGGTGGTGGCCGAAGATCATCCGCTGGCCGCTCGGCCCACTGTGACGGCACAAGACCTGGACGGCCTGCCGTGGATCGCGTTTCCCAAGGCGCTCAACCCGGCGGGGCGCGTGCGGCTGCTGGAGGCGTGCGAATCGAGCGGATTCCGTCCGGATATCCAGTTCGAGGCGCCGCAGATCTCGATCATCCTGGGGCTGGTCAGCGCAGGCCTGGGTGTGGCCGTCATGCAGGACAGCATCCGGCGCATGAACCCGCCCGGCGTAGTATTCAAGCGGGTGGACTGGCTGCCGCTGGCGGTGGAGGTCCATTTGCTGTGGCGGGAACAGGCGCAGAGTGCGGCGCTGTGCAATTTCATGGATGTACTGGGCGCCCCGGCGTGA
- a CDS encoding multidrug effflux MFS transporter produces MDTATHRPGLTPHLTIPQGILLSTLVLLSASGLVASDINLPGMPLAAQALDAPITALQQTFSVYVIGLAVAQALYGALSDTYGRRHLVIGGMMIYALASIACALAPSVALFGLARVFQALGAGAGMVIGRAIIGDIFDAKRAARIFTTIMPIVGASPALAPLVGGYLTDAVSWHAPFLLTATLGVAAVVLMLLYIPETMPQARRQRSAFVTFRNYPMLLRQPRFWTYALNLCVGYAAYLGYLAASPVILEHMGLGPKAASTCYISLSVTYIFSNLVSRHFAGRYALDRLLGVGYAFFALGAACLVGVALAGVSTPWPVIFAISIITLANGVLIPLSFAGGVTSFPSTAGAASGLMGAMHLAAGSAAIYTVAALPGTVSALAAFVACVAAFGCIAFPLSLRLARQSEEVPAATCAAR; encoded by the coding sequence ATGGATACCGCCACACATCGGCCCGGCCTGACGCCGCATCTGACGATTCCCCAGGGCATTCTGCTGAGCACGCTCGTCTTGCTGAGCGCCTCCGGCCTGGTTGCCTCAGACATCAACCTGCCCGGCATGCCGCTCGCAGCCCAGGCGCTGGATGCCCCCATCACAGCCTTGCAGCAGACCTTCAGCGTGTACGTGATCGGGCTGGCGGTCGCGCAAGCGCTGTATGGCGCGCTGTCGGACACCTACGGGCGCCGGCACCTGGTGATCGGCGGCATGATGATCTATGCGCTGGCGTCGATCGCCTGTGCCCTGGCGCCCAGCGTGGCGCTGTTTGGCCTGGCGCGCGTATTCCAGGCGCTCGGTGCCGGGGCAGGAATGGTGATTGGCCGCGCCATCATCGGCGACATCTTCGATGCCAAGCGGGCCGCGCGCATCTTCACCACCATCATGCCGATCGTCGGGGCGTCGCCCGCGCTGGCGCCGCTGGTGGGCGGCTATCTGACGGACGCCGTCTCGTGGCACGCACCGTTCCTGCTGACCGCCACCCTGGGCGTCGCGGCGGTCGTGCTGATGCTGCTCTATATCCCGGAAACCATGCCCCAAGCGCGTCGGCAGCGCAGCGCGTTCGTGACGTTCCGCAATTACCCGATGCTGCTGCGTCAGCCGCGCTTCTGGACGTACGCGCTCAACCTGTGCGTCGGCTATGCGGCCTACCTCGGCTATCTGGCAGCGTCACCCGTGATTCTTGAACACATGGGGCTGGGGCCCAAGGCCGCAAGCACGTGCTACATCAGCCTGTCGGTCACGTACATCTTCAGCAACCTGGTGTCGCGACATTTTGCGGGCCGGTATGCGCTCGATCGGCTGCTCGGCGTCGGCTATGCATTCTTTGCGCTTGGCGCAGCGTGCCTGGTCGGCGTAGCGCTGGCGGGCGTGAGCACGCCCTGGCCGGTGATCTTTGCCATCTCCATCATCACGCTGGCCAATGGTGTACTGATACCGCTGTCGTTTGCGGGCGGTGTGACGAGCTTTCCGTCCACAGCGGGTGCCGCTTCGGGCCTGATGGGGGCGATGCATCTGGCCGCCGGATCGGCAGCCATCTACACGGTTGCCGCATTGCCGGGCACCGTTTCCGCACTGGCGGCATTTGTTGCGTGCGTAGCCGCCTTCGGATGCATCGCATTTCCGCTTTCGCTGCGCCTGGCACGGCAATCCGAAGAGGTGCCGGCGGCAACCTGCGCCGCACGCTGA
- a CDS encoding DUF1653 domain-containing protein codes for MQDTPVHRYRHYKGGEYEWLCEATYEPDPSIKMTVYRAANGTIWTRPSTMFHEMVEIDGRQVPRFARID; via the coding sequence ATGCAAGACACCCCGGTGCACCGCTACCGCCACTACAAGGGCGGCGAATACGAATGGCTGTGCGAGGCCACGTACGAGCCGGATCCATCCATCAAGATGACGGTCTATCGCGCTGCCAACGGCACGATCTGGACACGCCCGTCGACGATGTTCCACGAGATGGTGGAAATTGACGGCCGTCAGGTGCCGCGATTCGCGCGCATCGACTGA
- a CDS encoding DUF817 domain-containing protein has product MTSDSVSIRAGLRARFTYWRDLTGVWAARHGQLAAGLHEFVVFGIKQAWACLFGGLMVALLIGTHLWYPANAPIARYDALTIAAVIIQIALLWLKLETWDEAKVILMFHVAGTGMEVFKTAVGSWIYPEASLLRIGGVPLFTGFMYASVGSYIARAWREFDLRFSHHPPLVVTALLSLGIYANFFLHHYWWDLRYALMVLIAMAFRRCWIHFRIDRVHRRMPFLLGFTLVALFIWLAENIGTFTRTWLYPNQLQSWEMVSIAKLGAWFLLTIMSYVMVTLVNPPQPVEGA; this is encoded by the coding sequence ATGACGAGCGATAGCGTTTCGATACGAGCGGGCCTGCGGGCCCGCTTCACATATTGGCGCGACCTGACCGGTGTCTGGGCTGCCCGCCATGGCCAACTGGCGGCGGGGCTGCACGAGTTTGTCGTCTTCGGCATCAAGCAGGCGTGGGCGTGTCTGTTTGGCGGGCTGATGGTCGCCCTGCTGATCGGTACGCACCTCTGGTATCCGGCCAATGCGCCGATTGCCCGGTACGACGCGCTAACGATTGCCGCGGTCATCATTCAGATCGCCCTGCTTTGGCTGAAGCTGGAAACGTGGGATGAAGCCAAGGTGATCCTGATGTTCCACGTGGCCGGCACGGGCATGGAGGTGTTCAAGACAGCCGTCGGCTCATGGATCTATCCAGAGGCGTCATTGCTGCGCATCGGTGGTGTACCGCTGTTTACCGGCTTCATGTATGCCTCGGTGGGCAGCTATATCGCGCGGGCGTGGCGCGAGTTTGATCTGCGGTTCTCGCACCATCCGCCGCTGGTGGTCACTGCCCTGCTCTCGCTGGGCATCTACGCCAACTTTTTCCTGCACCACTACTGGTGGGATTTGCGCTACGCGCTGATGGTGCTGATTGCCATGGCGTTTCGCCGCTGCTGGATTCATTTCCGCATTGATCGCGTGCACCGGCGCATGCCGTTCCTACTCGGCTTTACGCTGGTCGCACTGTTCATCTGGCTGGCAGAAAACATCGGCACATTCACACGCACCTGGCTCTATCCGAACCAGTTGCAGAGCTGGGAAATGGTGTCGATCGCCAAGCTTGGCGCGTGGTTCCTGCTGACCATCATGAGCTACGTGATGGTGACGCTGGTCAACCCGCCGCAGCCCGTTGAGGGTGCTTGA
- a CDS encoding DUF417 family protein: MQRELFSPSALQKTGQAIVFYTVVLIFLGYGAYKFTAVEAEAIYPLTSNSPLFSWLYTVLSKQGVSNLIGVAEIVLALAMLWRGHWRVRLIGALGIAGALLSTLSFLITTPGIGLDGFIIKDAVLLGGALWAAGVAWQSGLAPQHQSGALSRPIDGKGAGDPGHTVGRA, encoded by the coding sequence ATGCAACGAGAACTGTTTTCCCCGTCGGCCCTACAGAAAACCGGGCAGGCCATCGTTTTCTACACCGTTGTGCTGATCTTTCTGGGGTACGGCGCATACAAGTTCACCGCGGTTGAGGCAGAGGCCATCTATCCGCTCACGAGCAACAGCCCGCTGTTTTCGTGGCTCTATACCGTGCTCAGCAAGCAAGGTGTGTCCAACCTGATTGGCGTGGCTGAAATCGTGCTGGCGCTGGCCATGCTCTGGCGCGGCCACTGGCGCGTGCGCTTGATCGGCGCACTGGGGATTGCCGGCGCCTTGCTGAGCACGCTCTCGTTTCTTATCACCACACCGGGTATTGGCCTTGATGGATTCATCATCAAGGACGCGGTTCTGCTGGGCGGTGCGCTCTGGGCAGCCGGTGTTGCATGGCAATCCGGCTTGGCACCTCAGCATCAATCCGGTGCGCTGTCTCGGCCTATCGACGGAAAAGGCGCGGGCGATCCGGGTCATACAGTGGGTCGGGCGTGA
- the bioD gene encoding dethiobiotin synthase, which yields MPPRFDCFVTGTDTEIGKTLVSAALLTKLADAGYRSAGLKPIAAGTLPDASVRTNEDIEQLRAAASVDLPLATICPWLLDAPMSPHLAAAREGVTIALPPILDAFVQAKSLADAVVVEGVGGFRVPLSDDFDTAEMAVALGLPVVLVVGLRLGCLNHAALTAEAIAARGLHLAGWVGNVVDPAMAGLDDNVATLRRWIGAPHLGTIPRLPHADARLAAAHLDIAPLLAR from the coding sequence ATGCCGCCGCGCTTCGACTGTTTCGTGACCGGCACCGATACCGAGATCGGCAAGACGTTGGTTAGCGCCGCATTGCTGACCAAGTTGGCCGATGCCGGCTACCGCAGCGCCGGCCTCAAACCGATTGCGGCTGGCACGCTGCCTGACGCGTCAGTGCGCACCAATGAAGACATCGAGCAGCTACGCGCCGCCGCTTCGGTGGATCTGCCGCTTGCAACGATTTGCCCGTGGTTGCTGGATGCGCCGATGTCGCCGCACCTGGCGGCTGCACGCGAGGGCGTAACGATTGCGCTGCCGCCCATTCTCGATGCATTCGTGCAGGCCAAGTCGCTGGCCGACGCGGTCGTGGTGGAGGGCGTAGGCGGTTTTCGCGTGCCGCTGTCCGACGATTTTGATACGGCAGAAATGGCCGTGGCGCTGGGCCTGCCAGTGGTGCTGGTGGTCGGACTGCGCCTGGGCTGCCTGAACCACGCAGCGCTGACCGCCGAGGCAATCGCCGCGCGCGGGCTGCACCTGGCGGGGTGGGTTGGCAACGTGGTCGACCCGGCTATGGCTGGTCTGGACGATAACGTCGCCACCCTGCGTCGCTGGATCGGGGCGCCGCATCTGGGCACCATTCCGCGTCTGCCGCACGCAGATGCACGCCTTGCTGCTGCACACCTCGACATTGCACCGTTGCTTGCACGCTGA
- the bioF gene encoding 8-amino-7-oxononanoate synthase has translation MRLLDDLQAGLDAIDAAHLRRVRRTAYSPTDRSQRISVPGGEPRDILGFCGNDYLGLAAHPALGEAVVEGIRQYGFGSGASSLVSGHSIAHARLEARMAALQAPHIPEADALEFCTGYMANLAVVSALAQSGGIQPAQDCTIFSDALNHASLIDGARLSRARVLVYPHADVAALEALLAASTSRNKLIVTDGVFSMDGDIAPLPELLALAERYDAWLIVDDAHGLGVLGENGAGVLSHFGLHSERLVYVGTFGKAAGGAGAAIVAHRMVIDWLVQRARTYIFTTATPPVIACAVEAALDVIASEEGAERRARLNRHIAVWSAHAQRLAARFGWQWMPSPTAIQPIVIGENAPALELAAALEREGIRIAAIRPPTVPAGTARLRITLSAAHTADDIERLAQALEAAGQSLHSPAKAA, from the coding sequence ATGCGATTGCTTGACGACCTGCAGGCGGGCCTGGACGCCATTGACGCCGCCCACTTGCGTCGCGTGCGCCGCACCGCCTATAGCCCGACCGACCGCAGCCAGCGCATCAGCGTGCCGGGTGGAGAGCCGCGTGACATTCTTGGCTTCTGCGGCAATGACTACCTGGGCCTCGCAGCGCATCCCGCCCTGGGCGAAGCGGTGGTGGAGGGCATACGCCAGTACGGTTTCGGCAGCGGTGCATCGTCTCTGGTCAGTGGTCATTCGATTGCGCATGCGCGCTTGGAGGCTCGCATGGCAGCGCTGCAGGCACCGCACATTCCCGAAGCGGATGCGCTGGAGTTCTGCACCGGCTATATGGCCAACCTGGCCGTGGTGAGTGCCTTGGCGCAGTCTGGCGGCATCCAGCCGGCCCAAGACTGCACGATCTTCTCCGACGCGCTAAACCACGCCTCGCTCATCGACGGCGCGCGGCTTTCGCGGGCGCGGGTCTTGGTCTATCCCCATGCCGACGTGGCTGCGCTGGAGGCGCTCCTCGCCGCCAGCACGAGCCGCAACAAGCTGATCGTGACCGATGGCGTGTTCAGCATGGACGGCGACATCGCGCCGCTGCCCGAACTGCTCGCGCTGGCTGAGCGTTACGACGCCTGGCTCATCGTGGACGATGCGCACGGTCTGGGCGTGCTCGGCGAGAACGGCGCGGGTGTGTTGTCGCACTTCGGGCTGCATTCGGAGCGTCTCGTTTACGTCGGCACATTCGGCAAGGCAGCGGGAGGCGCGGGTGCGGCCATCGTGGCGCACCGCATGGTGATCGACTGGCTGGTCCAGCGCGCACGCACCTATATCTTCACGACGGCCACACCACCGGTGATTGCCTGCGCAGTGGAAGCCGCGCTGGACGTGATTGCGAGCGAGGAGGGCGCCGAACGCCGTGCGCGCCTGAACCGCCATATCGCGGTATGGAGCGCGCATGCGCAGCGTCTGGCGGCCCGCTTCGGCTGGCAGTGGATGCCATCGCCCACGGCCATTCAACCCATCGTCATCGGGGAGAACGCGCCTGCACTGGAACTGGCCGCCGCACTGGAGCGCGAAGGCATCCGCATCGCCGCCATCCGCCCACCGACGGTACCGGCCGGTACGGCGCGACTGCGCATCACACTGTCGGCTGCGCATACTGCCGACGACATCGAGCGGTTGGCACAGGCGCTGGAAGCGGCCGGCCAATCGCTGCACTCGCCTGCCAAGGCTGCCTGA